The Rhizobium leguminosarum region GTCTGCCACATGGGCACCGGGACAATGGAAGCGCCGTCCTTCGGCCTCATGCTCAACACCGCGATCGTTGGGTCTTTTTCCAATAACGGTCAGCCCTGCCAAGCCATTCACAACCTTTCGCTACCCGAGAGGGCTACGCGCTGCCGCCAGTTCCTGGATGCCGGCCAGGCGGGCGGGCGGTTGGTGTTGACCAATCTTGCCGCGCCGGCGTCTCCACCGGACGACGGATCGCTGCATATGCAGCTCGTAACGCTCGACAACGCGGATATATCGATCGCGCGTGCTGCAGCATTGAGCGCAAATTTTCCGCCCGTCTTTCCCGATGCCGCAATCGACATCGAAGCATCAGGAGAAGCAAGGATGCGATACTGGGTGACTGATGGCGGAGCGGTCGAAAACCGTGGCGCCATGACGCTCTACTATTCCATCCGCGACGCGTTCCGATCGGCTCCGCAAGCACCGCAGGCCCTGCCGCCGCTGCACGTCGTCATCGCCGATGTTTCGGCTTCGGCCGGCCGCTATAGCGAGAGCTTCGGTTTCGGCTCAGTGCTCGGCGCCGGAGGCCAGCTAGGCCTGGGACTGGAGACGGAACTTCGCGCGGCAATTGAGAAGCTTTACTGCGATCATAGTTCCGAGTTCAGCATACACGAGATCGCCATGCCGCGCGTTTTCAGGGACGGCGGGATTGGCACACATTGGCTGCTTCCCAACTCGTTGTCGTTCGCAAATCCGGCAAAACCATCGGAGACCGAAATCCTCTCCGTCCATGACGTCGAAACGCTCGTTCTGGCATTGCATAACGATATATCGGAAACATACCACGATGAGGCCGCAGCCAAGAAAGTCAAGCTGTGGGCGCAAGATGACGCCGCCGCGAAGCATGACGCGAACTGGAATGAATTTTTGGCGAGCCTAACCGCAACTCAAAGCGAGCACGAGTGTCAGGGCTAGAGAGGAATTAAGGACCAATTGAAGGGGTAAGCCGGCTTCGAACAACTTGAACCCTGGCTGGGTCTCCCCGATTCCTGAGAACTGAAGGGTTCGCTGTGTCCTCGTAGCGGCCTGTCAACATTGACACGCGTTCCGCTGCACAAGTATGCATGACGCAACGGTAATGAATTTCTCGACCGTCCGTACAGCTCGGCAAATATATTGCGGGCGATAGCCAGCGCGTTGCATCCCGGCAATGTACCGATCAATGTGGTCTCGAAAAATCCACCCATTAAACCGCTGCCATAGCTGGCTGCTAAACAGATCAAAGGCGACTGTCATCTTGCGCTCCTCTGATTTGTTGCAAGAGTGCACAATACTATGCCGAGCGCGGACGGCCGTTTTTACCTGAAATTCCGTGGCTTAGGCAGCTTCATCGGCATAGTCTCCGGCTCGGGATAAACCCCCGACCTGCATATCGATACGCTCAAGGTGAAGAGCCGGAATTTTCACTGAGCTCGCAAATCTCGGACGCGACTAGCCTGCCCGAATTTCTTGGTCAGGCTGTCACGCGGCACCCGCGGTCAGAGCACGCTGACGTTCTCGGCCTTCGACTTCCCGGTCTTGCGGTCCTGGCCTACCTCGAAGCTGACCTTGTCACCTTCTCTGAGCGAGCCGCCTCGCTGCAAAGCAGACACGTGAACGAATACGTCCGCTCCTCCATTTTCTGGCGTGATGAAGCCAAACCCCTTATCATCGTTGAAAAATTTAATAGTACCGGTCGGGGCTTGTCGCAAACTTCCACAGAGGCCGCGGCTATCCCCTGAACGATGCTATTTTCATGTTTTGTTAACCTTTGTAAGTCCGAAGAGGCGCGCAACCAAATCGTTTTGATCGTTGATCGTCCAGGCGCCGGAAAAGCCGAAGCCTTTTCTCAACCACAGCATCGCCTCGAAACCGGCAATCGTTCGCCGCGCCGTGTTGAAGGATTGGAAGCCGCCGATCTTCGGCATGTTCTTTTTCACACGGAAATGATTGCTCTCAATGCCTTGTTGCAGGTGCTTGGTCACATAGTGCACGGGGTCGGGCTGTAGAAGCCCGTCTTCAACCGAAGCTTTGATCGCCGACGGGAAGGTATTGGCACCATCTGTGCAGATCTTGTTCGGCGACAGTAAGGGTTGATCTTTCAGCGTCTTGCGGAAGAACCGCTTGGCGGCTTCGAGATCTCGCTTTGCAGAAAGCAGGAAATCCACCGGGTTGCCATGCTTATCGATGGCTCGGTACAGATAGCGCCATTTGCCGCGGATCTTAACGTAGGTCTCGTCAATCCGAACCGATCCGCAATGAGGCCGGCGAAACTGGCGAAGACGCTTCTCGATCATCGGCGCATAGCTCAATACCCAGCGGTTGATCGTGCTATGATCGACCTCGAAACCGCGCTCTTCGAACATTTCTTCCAGATCTCGATAGCTCAGGGGATATCTCAAATACCAGGTGACCGCCTGTACGATCAGCCATGCCTCGAAATGCCTGCCTTTGAAATCATCCTTCGACTGCCGCTTCAGCTTTTCGGCAATAGCATTCAGAATCATCCGTACGCTCCACAACATTTGGAGCGAAATTTCTCCTCCGACGGTCAACATACCGTTAAGCGCAAAAATTTGCGACAGGCCCCGGCGGACAATCTCCATGCCTAATTTGCTCCACGGAAAAGCAATATTGAGAGCGACCGGTTTAGATCGGCCTTTCTCAGCTTCGGCGGCGCGCGGAAAGCTCGCGCTCTCGCGGCGCTGCTAGGCACTGAAAGTGCTGCGATGCAACATCAGGAATGTTGACA contains the following coding sequences:
- a CDS encoding cold-shock protein, which produces MRQAPTGTIKFFNDDKGFGFITPENGGADVFVHVSALQRGGSLREGDKVSFEVGQDRKTGKSKAENVSVL
- a CDS encoding IS6-like element ISRle6 family transposase, which codes for MILNAIAEKLKRQSKDDFKGRHFEAWLIVQAVTWYLRYPLSYRDLEEMFEERGFEVDHSTINRWVLSYAPMIEKRLRQFRRPHCGSVRIDETYVKIRGKWRYLYRAIDKHGNPVDFLLSAKRDLEAAKRFFRKTLKDQPLLSPNKICTDGANTFPSAIKASVEDGLLQPDPVHYVTKHLQQGIESNHFRVKKNMPKIGGFQSFNTARRTIAGFEAMLWLRKGFGFSGAWTINDQNDLVARLFGLTKVNKT